NNNNNNNNNNNNNNNNNNNNNNNNNNNNNNNNNNNNNNNNNNNNNNNNNNNNNNNNNNNNNNNNNNNNNNNNNNNNNNNNNNNNNNNNNNNNNNNNNNNNNNNNNNNNNNNNNNNNNNNNNNNNNNNNNNNNNNNNNNNNNNNNNNNNNNNNNNNNNNNNNNNNNNNNNNNNNNNNNNNNNNNNNNNNNNNNNNNNNNNNNNNNNNNNNNNNNNNNNNNNNNNNNNNNNNNNNNNNNNNNNNNNNNNNNNNNNNNNNNNNNNNNNNNNNNNNNNNNNNNNNNNNNNNNNNNNNNNNNNNNNNNNNNNNNNNNNNNNNNNNNNCCCTGCTtttctgcagccaatcagaggcctCTCTTTCTGTCAAGTGTCCTTGGTCACCGGTTGATTCTTGACCTCTACACGGCTgctgccccccctcccccccctcctggtgttatctgctgtttgtgttggaTGGTCTTAAGGCGGTTCAGAGTCCTGGTTTGGCTCTTGGATAGAGGGCTGGAGGAGATGGGGTTCGATGAATCTCTAGTCCGAGTAGCAAACCGTCTTCATCTGGAGGAAACGTAAAGACTGAACACACAACCTGAGGTCACCATGATGCCTTCTTCACCTCTCCCTGACAACCCCAGGATGGAGGGGCGGAGGAGAGGCTGAGTCTGTAGCAGCTGCGTCCTCCTCTCTGGACAACCAGCAGTAAAACCAACATCTCTACTTTGacactttcctttccttctttcctttccttctttccttttgttgTGAATTTTTGGATCAAAGCATGAGAAACACTACTTTGTACATATTTCCAAGACCTCCCACACACTGAGCACACACCCACCGACACTCCAcgtccagacacacacacgactCTGTTCAGCTTCCTGTTTGGTTTCTCAGTTTGTTGAATCAAAGACGTGAAGCGCTTGTGTTTTAGAAGATCTGCCCACATGAGTTTGTTCCTGTTTGGATTCATCTCTTCAGAGACGGAGGTTTACATGAAGAACAAAGGAGGGAGTAAAGGAGGGAGTAAAGGAGGGAGTAAAGGAGGGAGTAAAGGAGGGAGCAAAGGAGGGAGTAAAGGAGGGAGTAAAGGAGGGAGTAAAGGAGGGAGTAAAGGAGGGGGGGTTACTTCTAGGACTGAACGATTAATCTAATTCAAACCGACATCACGATGTAATAGAATGCAGTTTTTAAGACCAGCCTTATGGGACATCATGCAGGAGGTGGCTGTAATGAACCTTTCagtgagagggggaggaagaaaaCCACTTCAGCACACTGagtttaatttgttgttttgttgttgacatctttaaaaatgacctcagcagaagaaccaaTCATACtgaggcgtacaaaataatcaacacgctgaatatcaacatgtggagcaggctcatagagaatctctgcagacacagagtcaGTGTAGACCCAGAccacatgtggatttactgcaacaggacaccTGAACAGGATCATGTTTCAGACTctctgggcccgatctactaaaggtttgcgtggattaaaacacgtgcaaacttgatagcgcgcgcaaagctgacgtactaaccgggagcaccgaggactgcgtctttcaaatgagcaaaacagCACTCGCAAAacatttagtgtgtttgccttcatgaatatgcagaatacatgtagatcatcagaacgtgcaaaatactgggaggaggaggggatgcaaatgtaatcatttaacacacgcaatgtgatttatcaaacctgaagcagatagcgggcgctgtttctgcgtctatatttagcacgtttgaaaggcaggtgcaaactggcacagcgttacgcacacatggctgtggtcactgtaacgctcatcataacatcgctttacaacatgcccacaacacgCGGGGCtaacaagcattactacatgttttagtcaatcaaaccaagagaacaaaataataataataaaacagcacaaattcaaagcagttcagcaccacggatagcaaccgcatcattctgacacccactttaacttgttcatataatgagagcacagcaggtcactgtatcaacagatatacaggtTAGTATAATTgtcacagcggcccacatcttcacatacaaacataaaatcaacatgaagtactcggcctactcaccactgtctggacgagccttaagctccgcggacttgtccacgatgcgctgtatgtccattttctttgatctgtcattctcaataaataacatgacatgtccactcagtctctcctgtcccatcgtgctcaacAAGGGGTTCTTAGTTAGTTtgaacttggagaatgagcgctcactgagctgcgccaggcagctctgcgtaactcctcatctggtgcttgcagcagtgtgttggggtgaattgactcaaacatgttcccagtaaCATTTatgctggtgaatctttgggacagttgctggatgatgatatcaggcattgaaaacgttcacctgaaagttgctccctgggacagtgaggcgactgtcttcatccaagtgacgcctaacttttctagagcaagagtggcagactaagcctcatcaaatcgctctctaaactccatcaaaacactgattgagttttggagaagagtagatgcgtttatttcatcggcagatcttcaattcgatgtgtttatttccctcctccacaaagacctccaactccatgtcttcaaacttcatttatcccttaagaccactctgttctctcaaactctccatggggacagccgatagcacacgcaaaatcctcattacaGGGCGGTGCGccccacttttgcactcgttatcatttgcacacgcagtcttagtagatcacccgcaacacgcccagaaataacacgtgcaaaattattatttgcacacgcaaattagcgctccttatttgggatcttagtagatcaggccctcagagtccagttttctgtctactggttcttattgagaacaAGGAGCATGTtgacgtggtcaggtgtcagccaggagagcaaccgggtccgaatcagtccggcagcagagagaaacagagacctGTCcctcagcccccagctgagagtCTCCTCCGtgagcagtcagctgattcacatccaaacaggctttaaacttcaaactctTGTTTGGCAGGatgttgttaaagctgctgtggggaacttttgatgtatatcaattttggcgcccccttgtggacaaagtgatacctcttatctcttctgtacatgcaaaagtagtgttttcaacaaaaacctcaccctgctgtctttaacagacagatgtgTCACTCTATGTGATTATttgacataaaaacagctgaaaaggatgtttctaaagtcaaGTGTcaatgtggtctgacacctcccccctctgagtggtttaaggctttaaagatgacaacagagaaggtgtcagtgtaggtttcagtctgtttctcagctggtgaaaaactccttatagtgcctttaagtagtGGTGAACGCTTAGAGAGCAAGTCAAAGTATTCAGTAAGTTTAAAACAGTAACTGAAGTAGAAGAAGTTCATTCTTCATTTGTCTTCATCTTAACACAAGTCTGAGAGAAAGAAGAGTTTGTGTctataaatctgatattgtttattagaatacagattgatttattgcttgtgtttgttgaagaatACATGAAGAGGACCCTGAGAAAATATCTCAATTACATTcttttccaaaatcgttcagccccaGTTACTGTGAACGACACTGAGTTAGTgccacacacagaggaaatgcACTTCACATCCCACTGAACAGAAGATGAATGAACCCCTGGTCCTCACACTGACTCCCTCAGAAGTGCTGATCAGTGATCAACgtctgttttgtatttataCTTGGTGGCCTTTGGTAAAAGCAGCTGATCGTGGTCGTTCTGTACGAAGACTTTGTAACAGTGACTGAAGATATCGTGATATTTCTGTAACCTGATCAGCGATGTGGTTTCTGTGAGCTCTGCATGAAAGTCCTGAACCCGTGTGTTCACTTCTCCCCTGGTGTTTAAATCCTGACACACAGACCGGGTGTGAGGAACCATGAGTGATGATGTCACCACCCTGAGACTGGAGGTGAATGTTCCTCTGTAGACGTGATGATGTCACCACTCTGAGACTGGAGGTGATGTTCCTCTGTAGACGTGATGATGTCACCACGCTGAGACTGGAGGTGATGTTCCTCTGTAGACGTGATGATGTCACCACGCTGAGACTGGAGGTGAATGTTCCTCTGTAGACGTGATGATGTCACCACACTGAGACTGGAGGTGAATGTTCCTCTGTAGACGTGATGATGTCACCACTCTGAGACTGGAGGTGATGTTCCTCTGTAGACGTGATGAAGTCACCACGCTGAGACTGGAGGTGATGTTCCTCTGTAGACGTGATGATGTCACCACGCTGAGACTGGAGGTGATGTTCCTCTGTAGACGTGATGATGTCACCACGCTGAGACTGGAGGTGATGTTCCTCTGTAGACGTGATGATGTCACCACGCTGAGACTGGAGGTGATGTTCCTCTGTAGACGTGATGATGTCACCACGCTGAGACTGGAGGTGATGTTCCTCTGTAGACGTGATGATGTCACCACGCTGAGACTGGAGGTGATGTTCCTCTGTAGACGTGATGATGTCACCACGCTGAGACTGGAGGTGATGTTCCTCTGTAGACGTGATGATGTCACCACGCTGAGACTGGAGGTGATGTTCCTCTGTAGACGTGATGATGTCACCACACTGAGACTGGAGGTGATGTTCCTCTGTAGACGTGATGATGTCACCACTCTGAGACTGGAGGTGATGTTCCTCTGTAGACGTGATGATGTCACCACTCTGAGACTGGAGGTGATGTTCCTCTGTAGACGTGATGATGTCACCACGCTGAGACTGGAGGTGAATGTTCCTCTGTAGACGTGATGATGTCACCACGCTGAGACTGGAGGTGATGTTCCTCTGTAGACGTGATGATGTCACCACGCTGAGACTGGAGGTGAATGTTCCTCTGTAGACGTGATGATGTCACCACGCTGAGACTGGAGGTGAATGTTCCTCTGTAGACGTGATGATGTCACCACGCTGAGACTGGAGGTGATGTTCCTCCGTAGACGTGATGATGAGAAGACATgattattaaaatgtgtttggacCAGGAGGAGGCAGGTTCATGTTGGTACTGATGAATTTGTGTGATGAAGCCTGTCTCTGAGTTATTTGTATATATTGGTAATATTTTGatgtttctgctgtttgtggattattattattattattattattattattgttattattattatatgaatattatttttccatTCTGATATTCTCACGGTGGTTTTTATGGTAGCTGATGAAACGTTGCTCTATCTGTTCAAAAAGCTTTATGGGCATGActgttacaaacaaaacaaagatccTTTTGCCGAAGCTGGTCGGCCTGTTTGAGAATAAAAGTTGTTATAAACGAAGCTTTGTTCCTTTTCATGTTGTCTGATAGTGTGAAGGTGAATCATGCAGTTTAAGAGGTCAATACCACGAGGACTCTGCTTTTCAATTCACATCATAAACCAGAGATGTGTTTCTAAGAGCTCCACTGAGGCGGGATCATATACAGGTATTCTCTGTGGTTTGAAATCTGTCACTTTAACTTCAGGCTGTCAGGTGATCACACACAGGTAAGAGTTCTATCActgcaaacattaaagaaacttattttaaaactaATAATCCAGAACAGGACACTGCAGGGTCTGTGCTCATCTGCAACACCTGTCcaagtttaacatttaaccttTTTATAACATTTAGCATCTTTCAGGAGATCAAtgtggggcgccgtttgtaaagtagtgcaaactgaaaataacaaaacaattctccacatttagctccaaaacaacataaaaatgttagaaaaatatttttttaaagttgctttttcagagcaatatttgtgaccttcacatttaattttgttgtgaaaattatatttaagttacaactactgttaaatccaaatgctaattATAAATCTATGTTAAATGttcaatcaaaatgttaaatattaactcTAAATATTAACTCTAAATATgaactctaaatgttaaatattaaatctaaatattaaatctagatgttaaatattaaatctagatgttaaatattaaatttaaaatttatatttaacatttatatttatagttaaCATTCGACAAAgattaactttattttgaaagaaccAACCGGATCGACTTTTCTGTTCCCGctctttttaaagtctgatAAACTCGCGAGCGGTCGAGGCATCTG
This window of the Notolabrus celidotus isolate fNotCel1 unplaced genomic scaffold, fNotCel1.pri scaffold_517_arrow_ctg1, whole genome shotgun sequence genome carries:
- the LOC117809885 gene encoding uncharacterized protein LOC117809885; its protein translation is MFLCRRDDVTTLRLEVMFLCRRDEVTTLRLEVMFLCRRDDVTTLRLEVMFLCRRDDVTTLRLEVMFLCRRDDVTTLRLEVMFLCRRDDVTTLRLEVMFLCRRDDVTTLRLEVMFLCRRDDVTTLRLEVMFLCRRDDVTTLRLEVMFLCRRDDVTTLRLEVMFLCRRDDVTTLRLEVMFLCRRDDVTTLRLEVMFLCRRDDVTTLRLEVNVPL